A region of Subdoligranulum variabile DNA encodes the following proteins:
- a CDS encoding DNA translocase FtsK — translation MAQSRSGKNSSKRKSSASRSSSSRSRSSSSRSSSARGKKAPSRRAQRRAETPNLLRSVLLAGLGLLCVAMVLVPGQNIWKAMRGGLFGIFGIMTYLVGPFLLYLAYLLASGYRVGLFAGKVVLMGTLCASVPVIFSKVSVTEANAWEVVKMLFMRGQSGFWEGGVLGAPIGATLLALFGRPASNFVMLLVFVLGLMVFFAITPVDVVDFLNGQYHKVQQVRAEREAAESAYDTQLFGGEPEEEPIENLTGTLPDAQRRHHPAYDVIADTGRIPQPTAPTAENPAAATAATLSGLSSALGGNSRASFDVDLGPSPESQALKQAVEHDPLEPVTIGPGGTFGMDPLSHLSDSQRFHAPKAAPAPAAAPPQEDFELKLDAEPAQQSGEGDELDSLINRAVSGHAPYYAQRDYNPPEEEESFSVPLQPEPQAEGFDTPLVPVQPEPAARVPGDTMAFSPDELQTPAAGGAIPTLNGSFDVGQAASAAWQSGRPLSELLDNQVSRTPQPTGTESSYIVPQRGEAAQLQVSTAVGNSASAPIHTPPSAAKMDPNAMSLAGAAKEPPKPYCYPSLNLFNATRPEDEAGAAREMKKNADTLVNTLESFGVKTKILDICRGPSVTRYELQPQAGIKVSRITSLADDIALNLATAGVRIEAPIPGKPAVGIEVPNKIRSTVNIRTVFESQNYINMRSPLTMALGKDIAGTAQVADLCKMPHLLIAGSTGSGKSVCVNSIIISFLFRSGPEDVKLILIDPKVVELAEYNGIPHLLMPVVTEPRKAAGALGASVAEMERRYKLFAENNVREIKAYNKLAAQKGLEHLPYIAIIIDELADLMMVAGKEVEDYICRIAQKARAAGIHLIVATQRPSVDVITGLIKANIPSRIAFAVSSQIDSRTILDSSGAEKLLGNGDMLFLPVGAAKPVRVQGTFVTDEEIGAVLSFIKSTSSSQYDEEMIAEMERRAVAEKGSKKGDDDGDSGALDPMFDQAVECVIDAGQASTSLLQRRCKLGYARAARIMDQMEQEKIIGPYEGAKPRAVLVTRAQWQERKLNGQYEET, via the coding sequence ATGGCACAATCTCGTTCCGGAAAGAACAGCAGCAAGCGAAAATCTTCGGCCAGCCGCAGTTCTTCCTCTCGTTCCCGCAGCTCGAGCAGTCGCTCCTCCTCTGCCCGCGGGAAAAAAGCACCGTCCCGGCGCGCCCAGCGCCGTGCTGAAACGCCCAATCTGCTTCGCAGCGTCCTGCTGGCTGGGTTGGGACTTCTCTGCGTGGCGATGGTACTGGTTCCGGGGCAGAATATCTGGAAAGCAATGCGTGGAGGCCTGTTTGGCATCTTTGGCATCATGACTTACCTTGTGGGCCCGTTTCTTTTGTATCTGGCCTATCTGCTGGCGTCGGGGTACCGAGTCGGGCTCTTCGCCGGGAAAGTGGTTCTGATGGGGACTCTGTGTGCCAGCGTTCCTGTCATTTTCTCCAAGGTATCGGTTACCGAAGCCAACGCATGGGAAGTCGTCAAAATGCTGTTTATGCGCGGGCAGAGCGGATTCTGGGAAGGCGGAGTGCTGGGGGCGCCCATTGGCGCAACGCTGCTGGCGTTGTTTGGCCGGCCGGCTTCCAACTTTGTCATGCTTCTGGTGTTTGTGCTGGGGTTGATGGTGTTCTTCGCCATCACGCCGGTGGACGTGGTGGATTTTCTCAATGGCCAGTATCACAAGGTACAGCAGGTTCGTGCGGAGCGGGAAGCCGCCGAATCAGCTTATGACACCCAGCTTTTCGGCGGAGAGCCGGAAGAGGAACCCATTGAAAATCTGACCGGTACGCTGCCGGACGCCCAGCGCCGCCACCATCCCGCGTATGACGTGATAGCTGATACCGGGCGCATCCCGCAGCCGACGGCCCCGACAGCAGAAAATCCCGCGGCGGCAACTGCCGCAACCCTTTCGGGACTGTCTTCTGCTCTGGGGGGCAATTCCCGCGCGTCCTTCGATGTGGATCTGGGACCGTCACCGGAGAGTCAGGCCCTGAAGCAGGCGGTGGAACATGACCCGCTGGAACCTGTCACCATCGGGCCAGGCGGAACATTCGGCATGGATCCGCTGTCGCACCTGTCGGATTCTCAGCGCTTCCATGCGCCCAAGGCGGCGCCGGCTCCGGCCGCTGCCCCGCCGCAGGAAGATTTTGAACTGAAACTGGATGCCGAACCGGCGCAGCAGTCCGGTGAAGGGGATGAACTGGATTCCCTCATCAATCGCGCGGTCAGCGGTCATGCACCGTACTATGCCCAGCGGGATTACAATCCTCCGGAAGAAGAGGAAAGCTTTTCGGTGCCGCTTCAGCCGGAACCGCAGGCGGAGGGCTTTGATACGCCATTGGTACCGGTACAGCCCGAACCGGCAGCCCGCGTACCAGGGGATACGATGGCTTTTTCACCGGATGAGCTGCAGACCCCTGCAGCCGGTGGTGCCATTCCTACTCTCAATGGCAGCTTTGATGTGGGCCAGGCGGCCAGTGCCGCATGGCAGTCCGGCCGTCCGCTGTCGGAATTGCTGGACAATCAGGTGAGCCGGACGCCGCAGCCTACGGGAACGGAAAGCTCCTATATTGTACCGCAGCGCGGGGAAGCAGCCCAGCTGCAGGTCAGTACGGCGGTGGGCAATTCGGCTTCGGCGCCGATCCATACGCCGCCGTCTGCGGCTAAAATGGATCCCAACGCAATGTCCCTTGCCGGCGCAGCCAAGGAGCCGCCCAAACCTTATTGCTATCCTTCGTTGAATCTTTTCAACGCCACGCGCCCGGAGGACGAGGCCGGTGCGGCCCGGGAAATGAAGAAAAATGCCGACACCCTTGTCAACACACTGGAAAGCTTCGGCGTCAAGACCAAGATTCTGGATATCTGCCGTGGGCCTTCGGTTACCCGGTATGAACTGCAGCCGCAGGCCGGCATCAAGGTCAGCCGTATTACCAGCCTGGCAGATGATATTGCACTGAATCTGGCCACTGCCGGGGTGCGTATCGAAGCGCCGATTCCCGGCAAGCCGGCAGTGGGTATTGAGGTGCCCAACAAGATCCGTTCCACGGTGAACATCCGCACGGTGTTCGAATCGCAGAATTATATCAATATGCGCAGCCCGCTGACGATGGCACTCGGCAAGGATATTGCCGGTACGGCCCAGGTGGCGGATCTGTGCAAGATGCCCCATCTGCTGATCGCCGGTTCCACCGGCAGCGGCAAATCGGTTTGTGTGAACTCCATCATCATCAGCTTTTTGTTCCGCTCCGGTCCGGAGGATGTCAAGCTGATTCTCATTGACCCCAAGGTCGTGGAATTGGCGGAGTACAACGGAATTCCGCATCTTCTGATGCCGGTCGTTACAGAACCACGCAAGGCGGCCGGCGCGCTGGGGGCCAGCGTGGCGGAAATGGAGCGCCGCTACAAGCTTTTTGCCGAGAATAACGTCCGTGAGATCAAGGCGTATAACAAACTGGCCGCTCAGAAAGGCCTGGAACATCTGCCTTACATCGCCATCATCATTGATGAGTTGGCAGATTTGATGATGGTAGCCGGCAAGGAAGTGGAAGATTATATCTGCCGGATTGCGCAGAAAGCCCGTGCGGCCGGTATTCACCTGATCGTGGCTACCCAGCGTCCCAGTGTGGACGTGATTACTGGCCTGATCAAGGCCAACATTCCCAGCCGGATCGCTTTTGCGGTGTCCAGTCAGATCGACTCCCGTACCATTCTGGATTCTTCCGGTGCGGAAAAGCTGCTGGGCAACGGTGATATGCTTTTCCTGCCTGTAGGTGCCGCCAAACCGGTGCGTGTACAGGGCACCTTTGTCACCGACGAGGAGATTGGTGCGGTGCTCAGTTTCATCAAGTCGACATCTTCCTCGCAGTATGATGAGGAGATGATCGCCGAGATGGAGCGCCGTGCAGTGGCCGAGAAGGGGAGCAAGAAAGGCGACGATGACGGAGACAGCGGCGCATTGGATCCGATGTTTGATCAGGCGGTGGAATGCGTCATCGATGCCGGACAGGCGTCTACCAGCCTTTTGCAGCGTCGCTGCAAGCTGGGGTATGCCCGTGCCGCCCGCATCATGGACCAGATGGAGCAGGAAAAAATCATCGGGCCCTATGAAGGGGCCAAGCCGCGTGCGGTGCTTGTGACCCGGGCGCAGTGGCAGGAACGTAAATTGAATGGCCAATATGAAGAAACGTAA
- a CDS encoding ClpP family protease has product MEPTSKKSKEKTRLNPTETAALKRLEHDLITEDGIVPATKGRHAIHCLTVIGTIEGHTLAPDSQKTTKYEHVIPQLVDIEEDPEIEGLLVILNTVGGDVEAGLALAELIAGVSKPSATLVLGGGHSIGIPLAVSARRSFIVPTATMTVHPVRHSGMVLGVPQTLRYFEQMQERIVGFVAGHSGITARRFTTLMHNTGELVMDMGTVLDGRQAVEEGLIDELGGLSDALGYLYREIERKK; this is encoded by the coding sequence ATGGAACCAACTTCCAAAAAATCCAAGGAAAAAACCAGGCTTAATCCTACAGAAACTGCCGCACTCAAGCGGCTGGAGCACGATTTGATCACCGAAGATGGGATTGTCCCGGCGACCAAGGGACGGCATGCCATTCATTGCCTGACGGTTATCGGAACCATTGAAGGACATACGCTGGCACCGGACAGCCAGAAAACAACCAAATATGAGCATGTGATTCCACAACTTGTGGACATTGAGGAAGACCCGGAGATCGAGGGGCTTCTCGTGATTCTCAATACGGTGGGCGGTGATGTGGAAGCAGGTCTTGCGCTGGCGGAGCTGATCGCGGGGGTCAGCAAACCCAGTGCCACACTGGTGCTGGGGGGCGGCCATTCCATCGGCATTCCGCTGGCAGTATCCGCCCGTCGCAGCTTTATTGTTCCGACGGCCACCATGACAGTGCACCCGGTACGACATTCCGGCATGGTGCTGGGGGTACCGCAGACGTTACGCTATTTTGAACAGATGCAGGAACGTATTGTGGGCTTTGTCGCGGGGCACTCCGGCATTACAGCGAGGCGTTTTACAACACTGATGCACAATACCGGAGAGTTGGTCATGGATATGGGTACGGTGCTGGATGGGCGCCAGGCGGTGGAAGAAGGCCTGATCGACGAACTGGGGGGGCTTTCAGATGCGCTGGGCTATCTGTATCGGGAGATCGAAAGAAAAAAATAA
- a CDS encoding redox-sensing transcriptional repressor Rex codes for MGVQNKVSLPVIKRLPKYYRYLTNLSADGKEKISSSELAHMMGTTASQVRQDFNCFGGFGQQGIGYKVDVLRAEIGKLLFGDGERLPTILIGAGHLGSAVSSFISRDTNGYRLIGVFDINPDLFGKEMSGVPILPLHTLSDFCAQHHPEVAVLCVPRQSAIDLAGDLVSYGIHGVWNFSHYDLSVEYPELTVENVHLGDSLMSLGYRLRNKE; via the coding sequence ATGGGGGTTCAAAATAAAGTTTCCCTGCCGGTCATCAAGCGACTGCCCAAGTACTACCGCTATCTGACCAATCTGTCTGCCGACGGTAAGGAAAAAATTTCGTCCAGCGAATTGGCGCATATGATGGGCACCACCGCCAGTCAGGTCCGGCAGGACTTCAACTGCTTCGGCGGTTTTGGCCAACAGGGTATCGGCTACAAAGTGGATGTGTTGCGCGCGGAAATCGGCAAACTGTTGTTTGGCGATGGTGAACGTCTGCCCACCATCCTAATCGGTGCCGGCCATCTGGGTTCAGCCGTGTCCAGCTTTATCAGCCGGGACACCAATGGCTATCGTCTGATCGGTGTCTTTGACATCAACCCCGATCTATTCGGCAAGGAAATGTCCGGGGTGCCCATTTTGCCGCTGCACACCTTGTCGGATTTTTGTGCCCAGCACCATCCCGAGGTGGCCGTTTTGTGTGTACCGCGTCAGAGTGCCATTGATCTGGCCGGGGATCTTGTCTCCTACGGCATTCATGGCGTATGGAACTTCAGCCACTATGATCTGTCGGTGGAATACCCCGAACTGACAGTGGAGAATGTCCATCTGGGCGACAGCCTGATGAGCCTTGGCTATCGGCTGCGCAACAAAGAGTAA